In the genome of Mycobacterium kansasii ATCC 12478, one region contains:
- a CDS encoding metal-dependent hydrolase family protein, which produces MITVRAAGLLDVDSGEIVRPGVVRVDGDRIAGIGGDSAGEVIDLGDQILLPGLMDMEVNLLMGGRGEKPGLSQVQDDPPTRVLRAVGNARRTLRAGFTTVRNLGLFVKTGGYLLDVALGKAIDAGWIDGPRIVPAGHAITPTGGHLDPTMFAAFAPHVLDLTVEEGIANGVDEIRKAVRYQIKHGAQLIKVCCSGGVMSLTGPPGAQHYSDEELRTIVDEAHRRGLRVAAHTHGADAVKHAVAAGIDCIEHGFLVDDEAIAMMVQHGTFLVSTRRLADGNAMDVSHAAPELQAKAAEMFPRARTSMLAAYRAGVKIAVGTDAPAIPHGRNADELVTLVEWGIPPLAVLRAATVTAAELINVTDRGRLADGQLADIIAVPGNPLEDITVTRNVGFVMKGGKVYAQQN; this is translated from the coding sequence GTGATAACGGTCAGGGCTGCCGGACTGCTGGACGTCGACTCCGGCGAGATCGTCCGGCCCGGCGTCGTGCGGGTCGACGGCGACCGGATTGCCGGCATCGGTGGCGATTCCGCTGGTGAGGTCATCGATCTGGGCGACCAGATCCTGCTGCCCGGGCTGATGGACATGGAAGTCAATCTGCTGATGGGCGGGCGGGGCGAGAAGCCGGGTTTGTCCCAGGTACAGGATGACCCGCCGACGCGGGTGCTGCGTGCGGTGGGAAATGCTCGCCGCACGTTGCGCGCCGGGTTCACCACCGTGCGCAATCTGGGCCTGTTCGTCAAGACCGGCGGGTACCTGCTCGACGTCGCGCTGGGCAAGGCCATCGACGCTGGCTGGATCGACGGACCTCGGATTGTGCCTGCCGGCCATGCCATTACGCCCACCGGCGGGCATCTGGACCCGACGATGTTCGCCGCCTTCGCCCCGCATGTGCTGGACCTGACCGTCGAGGAGGGAATTGCCAACGGTGTCGACGAGATCCGCAAGGCCGTGCGTTACCAGATCAAACATGGCGCCCAGCTGATCAAGGTCTGCTGTTCGGGCGGAGTGATGTCGCTGACCGGACCGCCTGGCGCACAACACTATTCCGACGAAGAGCTGCGTACCATCGTCGACGAGGCGCACCGGCGCGGCCTGCGGGTCGCCGCGCACACGCACGGCGCGGACGCGGTCAAGCACGCCGTCGCCGCCGGGATCGACTGCATCGAGCACGGCTTCCTCGTCGACGACGAGGCGATCGCCATGATGGTGCAGCACGGCACGTTTCTGGTGAGCACGCGGCGTCTGGCCGACGGCAACGCGATGGACGTCTCCCATGCCGCGCCCGAGTTGCAGGCCAAGGCCGCCGAGATGTTCCCACGGGCGCGCACCTCGATGCTGGCCGCTTACCGGGCCGGCGTGAAGATCGCCGTCGGCACCGACGCACCCGCAATACCGCACGGCCGCAACGCCGACGAGCTGGTGACCCTCGTCGAGTGGGGCATCCCGCCGCTGGCCGTGCTGCGGGCGGCCACGGTGACCGCAGCCGAGTTGATCAACGTCACCGACCGGGGCAGGCTCGCGGATGGGCAGCTGGCCGACATCATTGCGGTGCCGGGAAATCCGTTGGAAGACATCACCGTTACCCGCAACGTCGGCTTCGTGATGAAGGGCGGCAAGGTTTATGCACAGCAGAACTGA
- a CDS encoding nuclear transport factor 2 family protein has translation MHSRTDDLVEIQQLLARYAVTITREDIEGLLSVFTPDGTYSAFGDTYHLDRFPELVAAAPKGLFLTGTALVELDGDAATGTQPLCFIEHATHDMRIGYYRDSYVRTADGWRLKTRAMTFIRRSGVHDSGRPHAVGRPAP, from the coding sequence ATGCACAGCAGAACTGACGACCTGGTCGAGATCCAGCAGTTGCTGGCACGTTATGCCGTCACCATCACCCGGGAAGACATCGAGGGACTGCTGAGCGTCTTCACACCCGACGGAACCTACAGCGCATTCGGCGACACCTACCACCTCGACAGGTTCCCGGAATTGGTGGCCGCGGCCCCAAAGGGCCTGTTCCTCACCGGAACCGCGCTGGTGGAACTCGATGGTGACGCGGCGACCGGTACCCAGCCGCTGTGCTTCATCGAACACGCCACCCACGACATGCGCATCGGCTACTACCGCGACAGCTACGTGCGCACCGCCGACGGCTGGCGGCTGAAAACCCGTGCGATGACGTTCATTCGGCGTAGCGGCGTGCACGACTCCGGACGTCCGCACGCCGTCGGACGTCCGGCACCGTGA
- a CDS encoding acyl-CoA dehydrogenase family protein produces MNVTQFRADLRAWLDDHDLTPGPDHSLQAQMRQLARVHRALYDAGWMRYGWPVDVGGLGGPALLRAIVGEEVVGRRLAEPGPYSMVEVLAPTMIDYAPPELAAQLVPRLLSGREHWCQGFSEPGSGSDLASLSTRAAPRGDDWIVNGQKVWTSFAQFATRCILLTRTAPGHEGLTAFLVDLDTPGITVRPLRTMHGVDEFCEVYYDDVAIPASRMLGRPGDGWRLAMDLLPYERSTCFWQRIAYLYSRFDALIAEADDPDESALGAAYLALHTLRCRSRATQHRLAGGARLGPETSIDKVLLATAEQRLYDTVRDLLPGTLELDDSPWRSEYLYSRAATIYGGTAEIQRNIIARRLLELGRE; encoded by the coding sequence GTGAATGTCACGCAGTTCCGGGCCGACCTGCGCGCATGGCTCGACGACCATGATCTGACACCCGGGCCCGACCACTCGCTGCAAGCGCAGATGCGGCAACTCGCCCGCGTCCACCGGGCTTTGTACGACGCCGGCTGGATGCGCTACGGCTGGCCGGTCGACGTCGGCGGGTTGGGCGGGCCCGCGCTGCTGCGTGCGATCGTCGGCGAGGAGGTGGTCGGTCGCCGTCTGGCCGAACCGGGCCCGTATTCGATGGTCGAGGTGCTCGCGCCCACGATGATCGATTATGCGCCACCAGAACTCGCTGCACAGCTGGTGCCGCGGCTGCTGAGCGGACGTGAGCACTGGTGTCAGGGCTTTTCGGAGCCGGGGTCTGGCAGCGACCTGGCGTCGTTGTCCACCCGCGCCGCCCCTCGCGGGGACGACTGGATTGTCAACGGGCAGAAGGTCTGGACCAGCTTTGCGCAATTCGCCACTCGGTGCATCCTGCTCACCCGCACCGCGCCGGGGCACGAGGGACTCACCGCATTTTTGGTCGATCTGGACACGCCCGGCATCACCGTTCGCCCACTGCGCACCATGCACGGCGTGGACGAATTCTGCGAGGTCTACTACGACGACGTGGCGATTCCGGCCAGCCGGATGCTCGGGCGCCCGGGAGACGGCTGGCGGCTCGCGATGGACCTGCTGCCCTATGAGCGCTCGACCTGCTTCTGGCAACGGATCGCCTATCTGTATTCCCGATTCGATGCGCTGATCGCCGAGGCCGATGATCCCGACGAATCGGCGCTTGGCGCAGCCTATCTCGCGTTGCACACGCTACGCTGCCGATCCCGCGCCACCCAGCACCGACTTGCCGGCGGAGCGCGACTCGGGCCGGAGACCTCGATTGACAAGGTGCTGTTGGCAACCGCCGAGCAGCGCCTCTATGACACGGTCCGTGACCTGCTGCCCGGGACGCTGGAGCTCGACGACTCACCGTGGCGCTCGGAGTACCTGTACTCGCGGGCGGCGACCATCTACGGCGGTACCGCCGAGATTCAGCGCAACATCATCGCCCGCCGGTTGCTCGAGCTCGGGAGGGAATGA
- a CDS encoding acyl-CoA dehydrogenase family protein, giving the protein MTVEPTDSESLRLLADMMRTMMSGASGGKLDAGLAGVGWLDMLAEIPDIAIPLVFRLLGESGAHAPVLNDVVLHAAGRAGGGTVPLPFAGGSWVLWERTERATSMVDDELPIHRVAQADSVPATALAAGRRAVGWWLVGTGRAMLALACRHALDRVQFGRPIASFQAVRHRLAESLVALDGAEAAVQAATDEPGELACLLAKAAAGQAALTVSRHCQQVLGGIGFTAEHQLHRHVKRSLVLDGLLGSAHELIREAGVALQVKGFAPRLAQL; this is encoded by the coding sequence ATGACGGTGGAGCCAACCGATTCCGAGTCGCTGCGGCTACTGGCCGACATGATGCGAACGATGATGTCCGGCGCGTCCGGCGGCAAGCTCGACGCTGGGTTGGCGGGCGTCGGCTGGCTCGACATGCTCGCTGAAATCCCCGATATCGCAATACCGTTGGTGTTCCGGCTGCTCGGGGAGTCCGGCGCGCACGCACCGGTCCTCAACGACGTCGTGCTGCACGCGGCCGGGCGCGCCGGCGGCGGCACGGTGCCGCTGCCATTCGCCGGCGGCTCCTGGGTGCTCTGGGAACGAACCGAACGGGCCACGTCAATGGTGGACGACGAGTTACCGATACACCGCGTGGCCCAAGCTGATTCGGTGCCCGCGACGGCCCTGGCCGCGGGCCGGCGCGCGGTGGGCTGGTGGCTGGTGGGCACCGGCCGGGCGATGTTGGCGCTGGCATGCCGGCATGCGCTGGACCGCGTCCAGTTCGGGAGGCCGATCGCGTCTTTCCAGGCGGTCCGACACCGCCTGGCTGAGTCGCTCGTCGCCCTCGACGGCGCCGAAGCCGCGGTGCAGGCCGCCACCGACGAACCCGGCGAGCTCGCGTGCTTGCTGGCCAAGGCTGCCGCGGGCCAGGCCGCACTGACCGTCTCCAGACATTGCCAACAGGTGCTCGGCGGCATCGGCTTCACCGCCGAACATCAGCTGCACCGCCACGTCAAGCGGTCGCTGGTGCTCGACGGGCTGCTGGGCAGCGCTCATGAGCTCATCCGGGAAGCTGGAGTTGCATTGCAAGTCAAGGGGTTTGCTCCCCGGCTCGCGCAACTTTAA
- a CDS encoding PE family protein: protein MSYVVVASELLTATAVDLSALGSSLNAANFAAAASTTAVAAAGMDEVSTAIASLFSGHAQVYQELGRQAAVFHAQFVDALTRAGASYASAEAVSATPLQLLEQQVLGLINAPAQAILGRPLIGNGADGAAPGEAGAPGGLLYGNGGNGAPGLNPGVAGGAGGAAGLIGNGGIGAAGGVGAAGGAGGHGGWLWGNGGTGGNGGPGAAGGPGQNGGSGGNGGNGGAAGWFGAGGAGGSGGMGGSTISGSIGGTGGNGGNGGVGGLMYGDAGAGGNGGAGGAGLFGGNGGTGGSGGAAGLFGTGGAGANGGTGGTGSDIGATGLDGGSGGAGGAGGSGGVLFGNGGSGGAGGTGGTGGSATGFGSVGGTGGAGGTGGAGSTGGLLYGSGGAGGAGGAGGDAGNGNLIGVGGQGGSGGGGGSALLIGAGGSGGVGGNSGASLRAGFAGGSGGNGGAGGLFYGDGGAGGNGGMSAQAASPGGNGGNGGNAQLIGNGGKGGTGGDGAPGGAGGTGGLLYGVPGAAG, encoded by the coding sequence ATGTCGTATGTGGTGGTGGCCTCGGAACTGCTGACCGCGACCGCAGTAGACTTGTCAGCACTCGGATCGAGCTTGAACGCAGCGAATTTCGCGGCCGCGGCGTCGACTACCGCCGTGGCGGCCGCTGGCATGGACGAGGTGTCGACGGCCATCGCATCGCTCTTTTCTGGACACGCCCAGGTCTATCAGGAGCTGGGCCGTCAGGCGGCGGTCTTTCACGCGCAATTCGTCGACGCGTTGACTCGTGCGGGCGCCTCGTATGCCAGCGCCGAAGCCGTCAGCGCCACGCCGTTACAGCTCCTCGAGCAGCAGGTGCTGGGTCTCATCAACGCCCCAGCCCAGGCAATTTTGGGGCGCCCGCTCATTGGCAACGGCGCCGACGGGGCGGCGCCCGGAGAGGCCGGTGCTCCCGGTGGGCTGTTGTACGGCAACGGCGGCAACGGCGCGCCCGGGCTGAACCCGGGTGTGGCCGGCGGCGCGGGTGGCGCGGCCGGGTTGATCGGCAACGGTGGCATCGGCGCGGCCGGCGGCGTCGGCGCTGCCGGCGGTGCGGGGGGCCACGGCGGATGGCTGTGGGGAAACGGCGGGACTGGGGGTAATGGCGGGCCCGGTGCGGCCGGGGGGCCTGGTCAAAACGGCGGGAGCGGGGGCAACGGCGGCAACGGCGGCGCCGCCGGATGGTTTGGCGCCGGGGGCGCCGGTGGATCGGGCGGTATGGGCGGGTCCACCATCAGCGGTTCCATCGGCGGGACTGGCGGAAACGGGGGCAACGGCGGCGTCGGCGGACTGATGTACGGCGACGCCGGGGCCGGGGGCAACGGCGGTGCCGGTGGGGCGGGATTGTTTGGCGGGAACGGCGGTACGGGCGGCAGCGGAGGCGCCGCGGGGCTGTTCGGCACTGGTGGGGCCGGCGCGAACGGCGGGACCGGCGGGACCGGCAGTGACATCGGGGCAACTGGACTCGACGGCGGCAGCGGTGGGGCCGGCGGCGCCGGCGGTAGCGGCGGCGTGCTCTTCGGCAATGGCGGCAGCGGCGGCGCTGGCGGAACCGGCGGGACAGGAGGTAGTGCTACCGGTTTCGGATCAGTCGGCGGTACCGGCGGCGCCGGCGGAACCGGCGGCGCGGGCAGCACCGGCGGTCTGCTTTATGGCAGCGGCGGGGCCGGTGGGGCCGGGGGGGCCGGCGGCGACGCCGGTAACGGAAATCTCATCGGAGTCGGCGGCCAAGGTGGTTCCGGAGGGGGTGGCGGGAGCGCCTTGCTGATCGGAGCCGGCGGTTCTGGAGGCGTAGGGGGTAATTCCGGCGCCAGCCTCCGAGCGGGTTTTGCGGGAGGCAGCGGCGGTAACGGCGGCGCCGGCGGCCTGTTCTATGGCGACGGCGGCGCGGGCGGGAATGGCGGAATGAGCGCCCAGGCCGCTAGCCCCGGCGGAAACGGCGGCAATGGCGGAAACGCCCAACTCATCGGCAACGGCGGCAAGGGTGGAACCGGCGGCGACGGTGCGCCAGGCGGGGCGGGCGGCACCGGCGGACTGTTGTACGGCGTCCCCGGGGCGGCGGGCTAG
- a CDS encoding ATP-binding protein: MNLTHDNLVELTDLTDGANVRRRPITDVDAWLDGLDYDVRPALHALGELLVGVAEREGAESADRFTARCLGAADCGHLLDEERELNPVSRLTTALALAEWIEEHEPVCEIGPGECTHPPKWTQTEIGGRRYRHPLCLSVHFPAGTLLDETGCVIRIETRETVMYSAEVSAYVTPDNQAHARAVLDRIADRANELNPYRGRAVRATNRHGLSFAVIDLPATATRRNVIVADEVWAEVDLGVIAARDRHGLLNAHSLGARRGVLLCGPPGTGKSAVSAVIAREVVGEFTVIYVEAKAGAQLLTAVVEEAQRLGGPVLLVLEDVDLWCHDRTTGDAGLSELLQATDIEPDARILTLASTNDAATLDKAAIRTGRFDSIVEVGYPSRADAARILTALLRDLPGGRAVDAATVVAALPENTSGSDIREIVRRAVLSGDDGNVSTATLLAEVGNGRYRAQAPAGMYL; this comes from the coding sequence ATGAACCTCACCCATGACAATCTGGTCGAGCTGACCGATCTGACCGACGGCGCCAACGTGCGCCGCCGGCCGATCACCGATGTCGACGCATGGCTCGACGGACTGGACTACGACGTGCGTCCGGCACTGCACGCACTCGGGGAGCTGCTGGTCGGCGTCGCCGAACGCGAGGGCGCCGAAAGCGCAGACCGGTTCACCGCCCGCTGCCTGGGCGCGGCGGATTGCGGGCACCTGCTCGATGAGGAACGCGAACTCAATCCGGTCTCGCGGTTGACCACTGCGCTGGCGCTGGCCGAATGGATCGAGGAGCACGAGCCTGTCTGCGAGATCGGCCCCGGCGAGTGCACCCATCCCCCAAAGTGGACCCAGACCGAGATCGGTGGGCGGCGCTACCGCCACCCACTCTGTTTGAGTGTGCACTTCCCCGCCGGGACGCTGCTGGACGAAACCGGATGCGTGATCCGGATCGAAACTCGCGAAACCGTCATGTACTCAGCCGAAGTGAGCGCATACGTGACGCCCGACAATCAGGCCCACGCGCGAGCGGTGCTGGACCGCATCGCCGATCGCGCAAACGAGCTCAACCCCTACCGTGGACGGGCGGTGCGCGCCACCAACAGGCATGGGCTGAGCTTTGCCGTCATCGACCTGCCCGCGACCGCGACGCGTCGGAACGTCATCGTCGCAGACGAGGTGTGGGCCGAGGTCGACCTCGGTGTGATCGCCGCGCGGGACCGTCACGGCCTCCTTAACGCGCACAGCCTCGGGGCGCGCCGTGGAGTGTTGCTGTGCGGTCCACCTGGCACCGGCAAGTCGGCGGTGAGCGCTGTGATAGCCAGGGAAGTCGTCGGGGAATTCACGGTCATCTACGTCGAGGCCAAGGCCGGTGCGCAGCTGCTGACCGCCGTCGTGGAGGAAGCTCAGCGGCTCGGCGGTCCGGTGCTGCTGGTGCTCGAGGATGTCGACCTGTGGTGCCACGACCGCACGACGGGTGATGCCGGGCTGTCGGAGCTGTTGCAGGCCACGGACATCGAACCCGACGCTCGCATCCTGACGTTGGCCTCCACCAACGACGCCGCCACCCTGGACAAGGCGGCCATCCGCACCGGGAGGTTCGATTCGATCGTCGAGGTGGGCTATCCCAGCCGCGCCGACGCCGCCCGCATCCTGACGGCGCTGCTCCGCGACCTTCCCGGCGGCCGCGCCGTCGACGCCGCCACGGTCGTGGCCGCGCTGCCGGAGAACACCAGCGGCAGCGACATCCGCGAAATCGTGCGCCGGGCCGTGCTGTCCGGCGACGACGGAAACGTCAGCACCGCAACGCTGCTCGCGGAGGTGGGCAACGGTCGCTACCGGGCTCAGGCGCCGGCCGGGATGTATCTCTGA
- a CDS encoding DUF4189 domain-containing protein codes for MTTRRRITLVAATIGATVGLMVLALPLIPPLDAHIDSAVLSEMGMLPEVPVPPRIHYGAIAYAPTGEWGKSRNYLTLAKAEEVALDQCGLDTCKVLINFKRCGAVAYDGSTYHGGSGLTLSDAMADAINRLGAGRIVNWLCNGL; via the coding sequence ATGACGACCCGACGTCGGATCACGCTCGTAGCAGCCACCATAGGGGCTACCGTCGGGCTGATGGTCCTAGCGCTCCCGCTGATTCCGCCGTTAGATGCCCATATCGACAGCGCTGTGCTGTCCGAAATGGGCATGCTGCCCGAGGTGCCGGTCCCGCCGAGGATTCACTATGGCGCCATCGCCTATGCCCCGACCGGCGAGTGGGGCAAATCACGGAATTACTTGACCCTGGCAAAAGCGGAGGAGGTTGCATTGGACCAGTGCGGCCTCGACACATGCAAGGTGCTGATCAACTTCAAACGATGCGGCGCGGTCGCCTATGACGGCTCGACCTACCACGGCGGAAGCGGCCTCACGCTCAGCGATGCTATGGCGGATGCCATCAACAGGCTTGGCGCCGGGCGGATCGTCAACTGGCTGTGTAACGGTTTGTGA
- a CDS encoding acyl-CoA dehydrogenase family protein, with protein MQLTFDADVEAFRREFVAFLDHHLPDEAAGMQRPRSCSHVPEWARRWQRLLFDNGWLLPGNPPEFGGRNASLLQQYVYLEELARRRIYRSFNPQGVGIIAESLLSFGTEEQKRRWAVPILRAEMTASLGMSEPGAGSDLASLKTRAVLDGDHFVVNGQKVWTSGAHDADVLLTFVRTDPNASKHKGLSVLLIPTDTPGVLRRPFPSVCGHDDVEFNEVFFTDVPVPAENLVGELNGGWRVATGSLGHERVMLWLGYANLLGELTIDFTPSDVLQRDRYATLVMDTHAMRLLGSAALARAARGDEDVPAQSVLKLLGSEALQRASEDALNAAGADGLLHPSVTAPFAPLNLDDHYGSWFDRYARTFAGTIAGGTSEIQRNIIAERILGLPRG; from the coding sequence GTGCAGCTGACCTTTGATGCCGATGTCGAGGCATTTCGCCGTGAATTCGTCGCGTTTCTCGACCATCATCTGCCCGACGAAGCTGCCGGGATGCAGCGGCCGCGGTCGTGCTCGCATGTGCCGGAGTGGGCGCGCCGGTGGCAGCGGCTGCTGTTCGACAACGGGTGGCTGCTGCCGGGGAATCCGCCGGAGTTCGGTGGCCGCAACGCCTCGCTCTTGCAGCAGTACGTGTACTTGGAGGAATTGGCCCGGCGTCGGATTTATCGCAGCTTCAACCCCCAGGGTGTGGGGATCATCGCCGAATCGTTGCTGTCGTTCGGAACTGAGGAGCAGAAGCGGCGCTGGGCCGTGCCGATTCTGCGGGCCGAGATGACCGCGTCGCTCGGGATGAGCGAACCCGGCGCCGGTTCGGATCTGGCGTCACTGAAAACCCGCGCGGTGCTCGACGGTGACCACTTCGTGGTCAACGGACAGAAGGTATGGACGTCGGGCGCCCATGATGCCGACGTGTTGCTGACGTTCGTGCGCACCGACCCCAACGCGTCAAAACACAAGGGCCTCAGTGTCTTGCTGATCCCGACGGACACTCCCGGGGTGCTGCGACGGCCGTTTCCGTCGGTATGCGGCCACGACGATGTCGAGTTCAACGAGGTGTTCTTTACCGATGTGCCGGTACCGGCCGAGAATCTGGTGGGAGAGCTCAATGGAGGCTGGCGGGTGGCAACCGGTTCGCTCGGCCACGAACGTGTCATGCTCTGGCTGGGATACGCAAACCTCTTGGGCGAGCTGACAATCGATTTCACTCCGTCGGATGTGCTGCAGCGCGATCGTTACGCCACCCTGGTGATGGATACCCACGCGATGCGACTGCTGGGGTCTGCGGCGCTGGCCCGGGCCGCGCGCGGGGACGAAGATGTGCCCGCCCAGTCGGTGCTCAAGCTGCTCGGTTCGGAGGCATTGCAGCGTGCTTCGGAAGATGCGCTGAACGCCGCGGGAGCCGACGGGCTCCTGCACCCTTCGGTGACGGCCCCATTCGCACCGCTGAACCTCGACGACCACTACGGCAGCTGGTTCGACCGGTATGCGCGCACCTTCGCCGGCACCATTGCCGGCGGGACTTCAGAAATCCAGCGCAATATCATCGCCGAGCGCATCCTCGGTCTGCCGCGGGGCTAG
- a CDS encoding TetR/AcrR family transcriptional regulator gives MTNASEEPAWKQRAVERSIKTAKLRAAQRVQRFLDAAQAIIIEKGSTDFTVQEVVDRSRQSLRSFYLQFDGKHELLLALFEDALSRSADQIRAATDGHTDPLERLKVAIELLYEASRPDPTAQRPLFTDFAPRLLVTHPAEVKIAHAPLLALLTELMEDAAKAGKLRVDVNPRRMAAMTMQTVMFIAQSSGGKDEATVHPITAEEVWDFCSRGFAGA, from the coding sequence GTGACCAATGCCAGCGAAGAGCCGGCCTGGAAGCAGCGCGCCGTCGAACGCTCCATCAAGACCGCGAAACTGCGTGCGGCACAGCGGGTTCAGCGTTTTCTGGATGCCGCGCAGGCGATCATCATCGAAAAGGGCAGCACGGATTTCACCGTCCAGGAAGTCGTTGACCGCTCCCGCCAGTCGTTGCGGAGCTTCTATTTGCAGTTCGACGGCAAGCACGAGCTCCTGCTTGCGTTGTTCGAGGATGCGCTGAGTCGTTCGGCCGACCAGATCCGGGCCGCTACGGACGGCCACACCGACCCGCTGGAGCGGCTGAAGGTCGCCATCGAGCTGTTGTACGAGGCCTCACGGCCCGACCCCACGGCCCAGCGGCCCCTGTTCACCGACTTTGCGCCGCGCTTGCTTGTTACGCATCCGGCTGAGGTCAAGATCGCTCACGCGCCCCTGCTGGCGTTGCTAACCGAGCTCATGGAAGACGCCGCTAAAGCCGGCAAGCTGCGCGTAGATGTCAATCCGCGGCGGATGGCCGCGATGACCATGCAGACCGTGATGTTCATTGCGCAGTCCAGCGGCGGCAAAGACGAGGCGACCGTCCATCCCATCACCGCCGAGGAGGTATGGGACTTCTGTTCACGCGGCTTCGCCGGCGCGTAG
- a CDS encoding cytochrome P450 → MTVTAASDVYFDPYDVELNADPYPMFRRLRDEAPLYYNAQHDFYALSRFADVERAIVDYQTFSSARGAILEIIKANIDIPPGVLVFEDPPIHNVHRKLLSRMFTPRKINDLEPKIREFCSRSLDPLVGTGRFDFVADLGAQMPMRVIGMLLGVPEEDQEAARDFANAQLRTEAGKPMKASTDGMVSGDFFARYIDWRAEHPANDIMTELLNVEFEDETGTVRRLRRDELLIYVSVVSGAGNETTTRLIGWAGKVLAEHPDQRRALVDDPSLIPQAVEELLRYEPPAPHVARYVTRDVEYYGRQVPKGSVMMMLIGAANRDHRQFPPDGDVFDIRREPRQHLTFSVGTHYCLGSALARLEGRIALEEILKRFPEWDVDLSQAKLSPTSTVRGWETMPAVIG, encoded by the coding sequence GTGACAGTCACCGCAGCCAGCGACGTGTATTTCGATCCCTACGACGTCGAGCTCAACGCCGACCCCTATCCGATGTTCCGCCGGCTCCGGGACGAGGCACCGCTGTACTACAACGCCCAGCACGACTTCTACGCCCTGAGCAGGTTCGCCGACGTCGAACGGGCGATCGTCGACTATCAGACGTTCAGCTCGGCCAGGGGCGCGATCCTGGAAATCATCAAGGCCAACATCGACATCCCGCCGGGTGTGCTGGTATTCGAGGATCCGCCCATTCACAACGTTCACCGTAAGTTGTTGTCGCGCATGTTCACTCCGCGAAAGATCAATGATCTGGAGCCTAAGATCCGCGAATTCTGTTCGCGCAGCCTGGATCCGCTGGTCGGAACCGGCAGGTTTGACTTCGTCGCCGATCTCGGGGCGCAGATGCCGATGCGGGTCATCGGCATGCTGCTGGGCGTGCCCGAGGAAGACCAAGAAGCCGCACGCGATTTCGCCAACGCCCAGCTGCGGACCGAGGCCGGCAAGCCGATGAAGGCTTCCACCGACGGCATGGTCAGCGGCGACTTCTTTGCCCGGTACATCGATTGGCGCGCCGAGCATCCCGCCAACGACATCATGACCGAACTGCTCAACGTCGAGTTCGAAGACGAGACCGGGACGGTGCGCCGGCTCCGACGCGACGAACTTCTCATCTATGTCAGCGTCGTCTCCGGAGCGGGCAACGAAACCACCACCCGGCTTATCGGCTGGGCGGGCAAGGTGCTGGCCGAGCATCCGGATCAGCGGCGTGCGCTGGTCGACGACCCGTCGTTGATTCCGCAGGCCGTCGAGGAATTGTTGCGATATGAGCCGCCCGCTCCGCACGTGGCCAGGTATGTGACCCGCGACGTCGAGTACTACGGCCGGCAGGTGCCCAAGGGCAGCGTCATGATGATGCTCATCGGAGCTGCCAACCGCGACCACCGCCAATTCCCGCCCGACGGAGACGTTTTCGATATCCGGCGCGAACCGCGTCAGCACCTGACGTTCAGCGTCGGTACCCACTACTGTCTCGGCTCGGCGCTGGCCCGACTGGAGGGACGGATCGCACTCGAAGAGATCCTGAAGCGCTTCCCCGAATGGGATGTGGACCTCAGCCAGGCAAAGCTGTCCCCCACCTCCACGGTGCGGGGCTGGGAGACCATGCCGGCCGTCATCGGCTGA